A single window of Shewanella sp. Choline-02u-19 DNA harbors:
- the prpF gene encoding 2-methylaconitate cis-trans isomerase PrpF, with protein sequence MTRNTVHLPQIKVPATYMRGGTSKGVFFNLTDLPLAAQVAGPARDSLLLRVIGSPDPYGKQTDGMGGATSSTSKTVIVASSTQPDHDVDYLFGQVAIDKAFVDWSGNCGNLSAAVGSFAISCGLVDSSRIPENGIAVVRIWQKNISKTIIAHVPITNGEVQETGNFELDGVTFPAAEVQVEFMDPADGEGAMFPTGNLIDDLIVPTDVVAAGVLKATMINAGIPTVFVNAQDLGYSGAELQEAINSDANALTMFETIRAYGAVQMGLISHIDEAAGRQHTPKVAIVAAPIDYTSSSGKAIAKGDIDLNVRALSMGKLHHAMMGTAAVAIGTAAAIPGTLVSIAAGNVERESVLFGHPSGTLKVGAQAKRVDGQWKVNKAVMSRSARILMEGWVRVPSDTV encoded by the coding sequence ATGACGCGTAACACAGTACATTTACCCCAGATTAAAGTACCAGCAACCTATATGCGTGGCGGCACCAGTAAAGGTGTATTTTTTAATTTAACTGATCTGCCACTAGCAGCGCAGGTGGCAGGTCCCGCCCGTGATTCACTGCTACTTCGAGTGATCGGTAGCCCAGATCCTTACGGTAAGCAAACCGACGGTATGGGTGGGGCAACCTCAAGTACCAGTAAAACGGTGATTGTGGCAAGCAGTACTCAGCCCGATCATGATGTCGATTACCTTTTCGGACAAGTCGCTATTGATAAGGCTTTTGTCGATTGGAGTGGTAACTGCGGTAATTTATCTGCCGCGGTTGGCTCGTTTGCCATTAGCTGCGGACTTGTTGATAGCAGCCGTATTCCTGAAAATGGGATTGCAGTGGTTAGAATTTGGCAAAAAAACATCAGTAAAACCATTATTGCCCATGTGCCTATCACCAATGGTGAAGTGCAAGAAACCGGTAACTTTGAACTTGATGGTGTCACATTCCCAGCCGCTGAAGTGCAAGTCGAGTTTATGGACCCCGCCGATGGCGAAGGAGCTATGTTCCCCACTGGCAATCTAATCGATGACTTAATCGTACCGACTGACGTTGTCGCTGCTGGGGTGTTAAAAGCCACCATGATTAACGCAGGCATTCCTACCGTGTTTGTTAACGCACAAGATCTTGGTTATAGCGGTGCCGAATTGCAAGAGGCGATAAACAGTGACGCTAACGCGTTAACGATGTTTGAAACCATACGCGCTTATGGCGCCGTGCAAATGGGGCTTATTAGCCATATAGATGAAGCTGCTGGTCGGCAACATACCCCAAAAGTGGCCATCGTCGCCGCGCCTATTGATTACACGTCTTCAAGTGGCAAGGCTATCGCTAAAGGCGATATCGACCTTAACGTGCGCGCCTTATCTATGGGCAAGTTACATCACGCAATGATGGGCACTGCTGCAGTAGCCATTGGCACCGCAGCCGCAATTCCTGGCACGCTGGTAAGTATTGCTGCCGGTAACGTTGAACGTGAATCTGTGCTCTTCGGCCATCCATCTGGCACCTTAAAAGTGGGTGCTCAAGCAAAACGAGTTGATGGTCAATGGAAGGTGAACAAAGCTGTTATGAGCCGCAGTGCTCGAATACTGATGGAAGGTTGGGTGAGGGTGCCAAGCGATACTGTTTAA
- a CDS encoding winged helix-turn-helix transcriptional regulator produces the protein MTKDEKINIQNCEQPCLIERGMRILGGKWKASILWHLKDGPVRFNELSRMLGGASKKMVDQRLKELESQGLVIREVICTRPIAVTYEITEFGRTALEILEKLKDWTEESDF, from the coding sequence ATGACTAAAGATGAAAAAATAAATATTCAAAACTGCGAGCAGCCTTGCCTTATCGAACGAGGAATGCGCATTTTAGGCGGCAAGTGGAAAGCGTCTATTTTGTGGCATTTAAAAGATGGGCCAGTGCGATTCAATGAGCTGTCACGCATGTTAGGAGGTGCCAGTAAGAAAATGGTTGATCAACGTCTTAAAGAGCTAGAGAGCCAAGGACTGGTTATCAGAGAGGTGATTTGTACTCGTCCTATTGCTGTCACTTATGAGATAACCGAGTTTGGTCGCACCGCGTTAGAGATATTAGAAAAGCTAAAAGACTGGACTGAAGAAAGTGATTTTTAG
- a CDS encoding aldehyde dehydrogenase family protein: MTMLISYDPIDQKPLGEVPVTTIERMPDLVSQAKKAQKTWAKLSLIERQKKVVQAYQNLAKVQESLALLISKEMGKDYRRAGYEAAGTVQNADYFCQEIVAALQPESLGHGAELQYKPLGVVAVISPWNYPLAMANNLLLPALMAGNSVILKPSEETPLVADLFVNTLNEVLPVGVLQVAHGGADTGKALVNADINMVAFTGSLAAGKHIMASAASSLKRLVMELGGNDPMIVMATADIDKAVQYAVASSFENAGQMCTSTERVYVDARVADEFEQKVVALARRYRVGAWDQTGVNIGPIVNHKQHQGIISQLKDAEQKGAKFLLGQAHYETPFVQPTVVTNITPDMQLETHETFGPIVAISRFNHISEAIERANASPYGLGAAVFGGVGAADVAEQMEAGMVGVNQGAGGAGPWVGAKQSGFGFHGTAAGHRQFAQVRVLSK, translated from the coding sequence ATGACAATGCTTATATCTTACGATCCAATCGATCAAAAACCACTCGGCGAAGTTCCCGTTACCACGATTGAACGTATGCCAGACTTGGTTAGCCAAGCAAAAAAAGCACAGAAAACGTGGGCTAAGTTATCGTTAATAGAACGCCAGAAAAAAGTGGTTCAAGCTTATCAGAATCTTGCAAAAGTGCAGGAGTCGCTGGCGCTATTAATCAGCAAAGAGATGGGAAAGGATTACCGCAGAGCAGGTTATGAGGCGGCAGGTACAGTGCAAAATGCTGATTACTTTTGCCAAGAAATTGTTGCAGCGTTGCAGCCTGAATCTTTGGGGCATGGCGCTGAGCTGCAATATAAGCCTTTGGGCGTGGTCGCTGTTATCTCACCGTGGAATTATCCGCTGGCGATGGCGAATAACTTGCTACTGCCAGCGCTCATGGCGGGTAATAGCGTGATATTAAAACCATCAGAAGAAACCCCCTTGGTGGCCGACTTGTTCGTTAACACACTTAACGAAGTATTGCCGGTCGGCGTATTGCAAGTCGCTCACGGTGGGGCTGACACAGGTAAGGCGTTAGTCAATGCCGATATTAATATGGTGGCTTTCACCGGTTCGCTTGCTGCGGGCAAACACATAATGGCGTCGGCGGCATCGTCTCTTAAAAGACTCGTGATGGAGCTTGGCGGTAACGATCCTATGATCGTCATGGCAACGGCTGATATCGATAAAGCGGTGCAGTATGCCGTGGCAAGTTCATTTGAGAATGCAGGACAGATGTGTACGTCGACTGAACGGGTCTATGTCGATGCGCGAGTTGCCGATGAGTTTGAGCAAAAGGTGGTGGCGCTTGCTCGCCGCTACCGAGTGGGCGCTTGGGATCAAACTGGCGTTAATATAGGGCCGATTGTTAATCATAAGCAGCATCAGGGCATTATCTCACAGCTTAAAGATGCCGAGCAGAAAGGTGCAAAATTCCTTTTAGGCCAAGCGCATTATGAAACGCCTTTTGTACAGCCAACGGTTGTTACAAATATCACCCCTGATATGCAGTTAGAGACGCATGAAACCTTTGGCCCTATTGTTGCCATCAGTCGTTTCAATCATATATCTGAAGCCATTGAACGCGCAAATGCGAGCCCTTATGGACTTGGTGCAGCGGTATTTGGCGGCGTTGGCGCTGCAGATGTTGCAGAGCAGATGGAGGCTGGCATGGTGGGCGTAAATCAAGGTGCTGGTGGAGCAGGGCCTTGGGTCGGTGCTAAGCAAAGTGGCTTTGGTTTTCATGGCACGGCGGCTGGCCACCGACAATTTGCTCAAGTAAGAGTGCTCAGTAAATAG
- a CDS encoding oxidoreductase — protein MRQENKPESFFVAAFEPGAEHPALPAWGNSTLNPAKLSSDFDISQVERRELADVPGAFQLLNVLSKDECKRLIEISEQLEFLPDAAVSLPRSVRHNDSLTWIVDPKTDGTIWQRIAHLMDDRQGIFNGDKALGINARFRFYRYSQDDYFKPHSDGSWPGSRIIDNQLIANAYPDRFSQMTFLILLSEDFEGGETRFLVNANDATKPAKAGDEVVNVDVRTPAGGVLCFPHGMHPMHCIHSSVAITKGVKYIIRTDVLLAV, from the coding sequence ATGAGACAAGAAAATAAGCCAGAATCGTTCTTTGTTGCCGCGTTTGAGCCGGGCGCTGAGCATCCAGCATTACCAGCATGGGGCAACAGCACACTCAATCCTGCCAAGCTAAGCAGTGATTTTGATATTAGCCAAGTAGAGCGCCGGGAACTTGCCGACGTACCCGGCGCTTTTCAGTTGTTAAACGTGCTGTCTAAAGATGAATGCAAAAGATTAATTGAGATAAGTGAGCAACTTGAGTTTTTACCAGATGCAGCAGTGTCGTTACCCCGAAGTGTTCGCCATAACGATAGCTTAACCTGGATTGTTGACCCAAAAACAGATGGCACTATTTGGCAACGTATTGCTCATTTGATGGATGATAGACAGGGTATTTTTAACGGCGATAAAGCATTAGGTATTAATGCACGTTTTCGTTTTTATCGTTATAGCCAAGATGATTATTTTAAACCGCACTCCGATGGTTCTTGGCCTGGCAGCCGAATTATAGATAACCAGTTAATTGCCAATGCCTACCCAGATCGTTTTAGTCAAATGACCTTCTTAATTCTCCTTAGCGAAGACTTTGAAGGCGGTGAAACTCGTTTTTTGGTGAACGCAAACGATGCAACTAAACCCGCAAAAGCAGGCGATGAGGTTGTTAATGTCGATGTCAGAACACCCGCTGGTGGAGTATTGTGTTTTCCACACGGAATGCATCCTATGCACTGTATTCATAGCTCTGTTGCGATCACTAAAGGTGTTAAATACATCATCCGCACCGATGTTTTGTTAGCAGTGTAA
- a CDS encoding YkgJ family cysteine cluster protein, with the protein MTINIKNIPEKEVTCSNCQACCCRLEVFLLTDTGVPEEYIAVDNWGGETMFRLEDGWCAALDRETLMCSIYENRPWVCREFEMASYECLVEREGML; encoded by the coding sequence ATGACCATTAATATTAAAAATATACCAGAAAAGGAAGTCACCTGTTCAAACTGTCAGGCTTGCTGCTGCCGTTTAGAGGTGTTTCTTCTGACTGATACTGGTGTTCCTGAAGAGTATATTGCTGTTGATAATTGGGGCGGCGAAACGATGTTTCGTTTAGAGGATGGGTGGTGTGCAGCATTAGATCGGGAGACACTGATGTGCTCTATTTATGAAAATCGCCCTTGGGTTTGTCGAGAATTCGAAATGGCTTCTTATGAATGTCTCGTAGAAAGAGAAGGGATGCTGTAG
- a CDS encoding OsmC domain/YcaO domain-containing protein, with the protein MEIKVNFLDNLRLEAKFDDFTVTADQPIRYKGDGSAPSPFDYFLASSALCAAYFIKVYCKARDIPTENIRLSQNNIVDPEDRYNQIFQIQVELPADISEKDRTGILRSIDRCTVKKVVQTGPEFKIETVENLDEDANAMLMGQADGDASTYILGKDLPLEQTITNMTSMLADLGMKIEISSWRNIVPNVWSLHIRDAASPMCFTNGKGATKESALCSALGEFIERLNCNFFYNDQFFGEEIANSEFVHYPNEKWFALEEDDSLPAGILDQHCLDIYNPDEELAGSNLIDTNSGMTERGICSIPYVRHSDGETVYFPSNLIENLFLSNGMSAGNNLAEAKVQCLSEIFERAVKRQIIEQEIVLPDVPMAVLEKYPSILAGIQGLEERGFPVVVKDASLGGQFPVMCVTLMNPRTGGVFASFGAHPSFEVAVERSLTELLQGRSFEGLNDVPKPTFDSMTVTEPENFVEHFIDSTGVISWRFFSSKHDYDFCEWDFSGTNEEESQSLFGILADIGKEAYIAEFDQLGASVCRILVPDYSEVYPVEDLIWDNTNKSLHYREDILNLHSLDDDQLAGLVERLEESQLDNQTDIPTLIGIVFDENTVWGQLTIIELKILIYLAMGELENAMELVAEFLQYNDNTVERGLFYQAVNAVLEVTMDDELELEHFIGNFNRMFGKENMQNVVGSVTGEVKFFGLTQTSMKLEGIEPHLRLIESYKKLHQARKDKAAS; encoded by the coding sequence ATGGAAATCAAAGTTAACTTTCTCGACAACCTCAGACTTGAAGCAAAGTTTGATGACTTTACCGTCACTGCAGATCAGCCTATTCGTTACAAAGGCGACGGTTCAGCCCCTAGCCCTTTTGACTATTTCTTAGCTTCGTCAGCGCTATGCGCCGCCTATTTTATCAAGGTGTACTGTAAGGCTAGAGATATTCCAACGGAAAACATCAGACTGTCGCAAAACAACATTGTTGACCCTGAAGATCGCTATAACCAAATATTTCAAATCCAAGTTGAGCTACCAGCAGATATTTCAGAGAAAGACAGAACGGGGATTCTTCGTTCAATCGACCGCTGTACTGTAAAAAAGGTTGTTCAGACGGGGCCTGAGTTTAAAATCGAAACGGTTGAAAACCTCGACGAAGACGCTAACGCGATGTTGATGGGACAAGCCGATGGCGATGCTAGCACCTACATCTTAGGTAAAGACTTGCCGCTTGAGCAAACGATTACCAATATGACCAGCATGCTAGCTGATTTAGGGATGAAGATAGAAATATCGTCATGGCGTAATATTGTGCCTAATGTTTGGTCTTTGCACATCCGTGATGCTGCATCTCCAATGTGTTTTACCAACGGTAAGGGCGCAACGAAAGAGAGTGCACTTTGTTCAGCGCTGGGCGAGTTTATTGAACGCTTAAACTGTAATTTCTTTTATAACGATCAATTCTTCGGTGAAGAGATCGCCAACAGTGAGTTTGTTCATTACCCGAATGAAAAATGGTTTGCGTTAGAAGAGGATGACTCACTACCTGCAGGCATTTTGGACCAGCATTGTTTAGACATTTACAATCCAGACGAAGAGCTGGCGGGTTCTAATCTTATCGATACTAACTCAGGTATGACTGAACGTGGCATTTGTTCTATCCCTTATGTGCGTCACTCTGATGGTGAAACGGTTTACTTTCCGTCTAACCTAATTGAAAACTTATTTTTAAGTAACGGCATGAGCGCGGGCAATAACCTAGCTGAAGCGAAGGTGCAATGCTTATCAGAAATATTTGAGCGCGCCGTTAAAAGACAAATCATTGAACAAGAAATCGTTCTGCCAGATGTCCCTATGGCGGTACTTGAAAAGTACCCAAGTATTTTAGCGGGTATTCAAGGCTTAGAAGAACGCGGATTCCCTGTTGTAGTAAAAGACGCCTCACTGGGTGGCCAATTCCCTGTTATGTGTGTCACCTTGATGAACCCAAGAACGGGCGGTGTATTTGCCTCTTTTGGTGCACACCCAAGTTTTGAAGTCGCCGTTGAGCGTAGTTTGACTGAGCTACTACAAGGTCGTAGCTTTGAGGGCTTAAACGATGTCCCTAAGCCTACGTTCGATAGCATGACAGTGACTGAACCTGAGAACTTTGTTGAGCACTTTATCGATTCTACCGGTGTTATTTCATGGCGCTTCTTCAGCAGCAAGCATGACTATGATTTTTGTGAGTGGGATTTCTCAGGCACCAATGAAGAAGAATCTCAGAGCCTCTTTGGCATATTAGCTGATATTGGCAAAGAAGCTTATATAGCTGAGTTTGATCAGTTAGGCGCGTCAGTGTGCCGTATACTCGTGCCGGATTACTCAGAAGTTTATCCCGTCGAAGATTTGATTTGGGACAACACCAATAAGTCGCTGCATTATCGCGAAGATATCTTAAATCTTCATTCTCTAGATGATGACCAACTGGCAGGCTTAGTTGAGCGACTCGAAGAGAGTCAACTCGATAACCAAACGGATATTCCGACATTAATTGGCATTGTGTTTGACGAGAACACTGTTTGGGGCCAGCTCACTATCATCGAGCTTAAAATCCTTATCTATCTAGCAATGGGCGAGTTAGAAAATGCGATGGAGCTTGTCGCTGAATTCCTACAGTACAACGACAATACCGTAGAGCGTGGTTTGTTCTATCAAGCGGTTAATGCAGTCCTTGAAGTCACCATGGACGACGAACTCGAGCTCGAACACTTTATTGGTAACTTCAATAGAATGTTTGGTAAAGAGAACATGCAAAACGTAGTCGGTTCTGTTACCGGTGAAGTGAAGTTCTTTGGCCTGACGCAGACCAGCATGAAGCTTGAAGGCATAGAGCCACACTTAAGATTGATTGAAAGCTATAAGAAATTGCATCAAGCGCGTAAAGACAAAGCTGCAAGTTAA
- a CDS encoding DUF4209 domain-containing protein has product MSIQEVDVTLEELQSLDQDEILRLCKSPVYYELESAFGSIKGSEAAKLLSATCSMHLKPENPKAPFSPKFIMQDRRGLIANDFSKKSLNSLSQFCSFVTIPELKARLADISWVTKAGSVEHAHMAIESYIESAKHLLAVADSWVHPAERIERALRLSCMFRRDSQRPDLFEKLSDFISDEINNKKLDDSPFYALRLLKLSHECGVGDDDWILNTAEEIAQTRFKLGDTRTAISGWECALNSAISTRDKIKQQEIWREIAACHVKDSELQDGGLIAANCILRAIDALSKAPNTRQERLELYETMRDHQIESLHQLHEFSTPPQDISEIVHKSKIEVQGKDFFDMLFRLGVLVSRPTDINRLKEQAIEQMQNSFAWIFGGTHIDHEGITVATVPSGMGLDDKQDGPATWSTMMKNIGIDHQLAVQGQIRPALDELMIQHHVSEYALERILKNNPFIPYGHEHFYIKGITFGLEGDFLSACHILIPQVENSLRYVARTQGEEPTTLHGDGSQERSGLKFLLDHPAVIEALGQDIVGNLQAILIDKIYGDLRNQMSHGYMPAGHFYGIAPVFLWWLILHIVMLPLGSHWKQHYKPENTANKSFKRN; this is encoded by the coding sequence ATGTCTATTCAAGAAGTTGATGTTACATTGGAAGAGTTACAGTCATTAGATCAAGATGAAATTCTAAGATTATGTAAAAGTCCCGTGTACTATGAACTGGAATCAGCTTTTGGGAGTATTAAAGGCTCTGAAGCTGCAAAGTTGTTGTCTGCAACTTGCTCTATGCATTTAAAGCCTGAAAATCCGAAAGCTCCTTTTTCACCAAAGTTTATTATGCAAGACCGAAGAGGACTTATTGCAAATGATTTTTCTAAAAAGTCTTTGAACTCTCTTTCTCAGTTTTGTTCGTTTGTAACAATACCTGAATTAAAGGCTAGATTAGCGGATATTTCTTGGGTTACAAAAGCTGGAAGTGTTGAACATGCGCATATGGCAATAGAATCATATATTGAATCAGCAAAGCATTTATTAGCTGTAGCTGATTCATGGGTTCATCCTGCAGAACGAATTGAACGAGCCTTAAGATTAAGTTGCATGTTTCGTCGGGATTCGCAACGACCTGATTTGTTTGAAAAATTATCAGACTTTATTTCAGATGAAATAAACAATAAAAAATTAGATGATTCGCCTTTTTATGCATTACGTTTATTGAAACTATCGCATGAATGCGGTGTAGGTGATGATGACTGGATTCTTAATACAGCGGAAGAAATTGCTCAAACTCGTTTTAAACTAGGCGACACGAGAACAGCGATAAGTGGATGGGAATGTGCCTTGAACTCGGCAATTTCAACACGAGATAAAATTAAACAGCAAGAAATTTGGAGAGAAATAGCGGCTTGCCACGTTAAAGATTCTGAATTACAAGATGGTGGGTTGATAGCCGCTAACTGCATACTTAGGGCAATCGATGCTTTGTCGAAAGCTCCTAATACTAGACAAGAAAGACTTGAGCTATATGAGACTATGAGAGATCATCAAATTGAATCCCTGCATCAACTTCATGAGTTTTCAACTCCGCCTCAAGACATTAGCGAAATTGTTCATAAATCAAAAATTGAAGTTCAAGGTAAAGATTTTTTCGATATGCTTTTTAGACTCGGTGTTTTGGTTTCAAGACCTACAGATATTAATAGGCTTAAAGAACAAGCTATCGAACAAATGCAAAATAGTTTTGCATGGATATTTGGCGGAACGCATATAGATCATGAAGGTATCACCGTTGCTACAGTCCCATCTGGAATGGGTCTTGATGATAAACAAGATGGGCCTGCTACTTGGTCCACTATGATGAAAAATATCGGAATTGATCATCAACTTGCAGTACAAGGGCAAATACGACCTGCTCTAGATGAGTTAATGATACAGCATCATGTTTCAGAGTATGCCTTAGAGAGGATTTTAAAAAATAATCCGTTCATACCTTATGGGCATGAACACTTTTATATAAAGGGTATTACATTTGGCCTTGAAGGTGATTTTCTTAGTGCATGTCACATTCTTATTCCACAGGTTGAGAATTCACTTAGGTATGTAGCGCGGACTCAAGGGGAGGAACCAACAACATTACATGGTGACGGTTCTCAAGAAAGAAGTGGTCTTAAATTTCTATTAGATCATCCTGCTGTTATTGAAGCTTTAGGGCAAGATATTGTTGGTAATCTACAGGCAATATTAATAGATAAGATATATGGGGATTTGAGAAATCAAATGTCACATGGGTACATGCCAGCAGGGCATTTTTATGGCATTGCGCCTGTCTTTCTTTGGTGGCTAATTTTACATATTGTAATGTTGCCTTTAGGTAGCCACTGGAAACAACACTATAAACCAGAAAATACAGCTAATAAGAGCTTTAAACGTAACTAA
- a CDS encoding transposase: MPRPRRTLISIEDTPYYHCCSRVVRRAFLCGDDKYAGKNYDHRRGWVEEQILKLSEVFAIDVAAYAVMSNHLHIVLYIDLETVNNWSDREVVLQWHKLFNGTALTQKFAKGEVIDEYLVIQLKHLIATYRSRLSDISWFMRCLNEPIARQANLEDNCTGHFWEGRFKSQALLDEAAVLACMAYVELNPIRAKMANTPEQSDFTSIKLRVKAALKGEQPKKLLPFIGNERAHQPKGINFSLKDYLILVDETGRVISDDKRGAISASAERILSRLNIPAANWVKIITEFGQLFHGPVGTLQELSSYCEHLDKRRRHFSNSCQYMQVG, translated from the coding sequence ATGCCGCGCCCAAGACGAACCCTAATTAGCATTGAAGACACTCCCTATTACCACTGTTGCAGCCGAGTTGTTCGGCGCGCTTTCTTGTGTGGCGATGATAAATACGCAGGTAAGAACTACGACCATCGTCGTGGTTGGGTAGAGGAGCAAATACTTAAGCTCTCCGAGGTGTTTGCTATTGATGTAGCGGCTTACGCAGTGATGAGTAACCATCTGCATATTGTGCTTTATATTGACCTAGAGACGGTGAACAACTGGTCAGATAGAGAGGTTGTTTTACAATGGCATAAGCTATTTAATGGCACGGCGCTAACGCAAAAATTCGCCAAAGGTGAAGTAATCGATGAGTATTTAGTGATTCAACTCAAACACCTTATTGCTACCTATCGCTCAAGGCTCAGTGATATAAGCTGGTTTATGAGGTGCTTAAATGAGCCTATCGCACGACAAGCCAATCTAGAGGACAACTGCACCGGGCACTTTTGGGAAGGGCGTTTCAAGTCACAAGCTCTACTTGATGAAGCAGCAGTCCTTGCTTGTATGGCTTACGTTGAGCTCAATCCTATTCGAGCTAAGATGGCTAACACACCAGAGCAATCAGACTTCACCAGTATCAAACTAAGAGTCAAAGCCGCTCTGAAAGGTGAGCAGCCCAAGAAACTATTACCTTTCATTGGTAACGAACGAGCACACCAGCCCAAAGGCATTAATTTCTCACTTAAAGACTACTTAATACTGGTTGATGAAACTGGCCGAGTTATTAGTGATGACAAGCGTGGAGCCATTTCTGCTAGTGCAGAAAGGATTTTGAGCCGATTAAATATCCCAGCGGCAAATTGGGTAAAAATCATCACCGAGTTTGGGCAGCTGTTTCACGGCCCCGTAGGGACGTTGCAAGAGCTCAGCAGCTACTGTGAACACTTAGATAAACGTCGACGGCACTTTTCAAATAGTTGTCAGTATATGCAAGTAGGCTAA
- a CDS encoding HNH endonuclease produces MTQAATDDVAAQLQVDFIAYLQRLLVEGDFAATYKFALLHALADICIERPLQGEFSANQQQVQLDGVIAIDELVEKFIDLYWQHSLPYSGKNNNQFILLQNAGLQSALINSLADFRNRGVTSLAELKKHEDWCKLMSKTRRTFKDGPLWRLQLLAGKEVCFYYPHQKSIDYIELNPGVAFCFRRFYDLVISLSRTHWTQKVSNFPTNIQLFGGQSDVSNFLFGKERNALIKVRPVLHQIQQGNCFYCKKPLKEAGEVDHFIPWARYPNDLGHNFVLAHRVCNNAKRDHLAAQQHKDRWFEQNIICNDKTITSALGQYFICESQRSEAIAAWAYQSAIQSHSLLWLSGREFEAISDTKGGIDSEQGLLDMPHE; encoded by the coding sequence ATGACTCAAGCTGCAACAGATGATGTAGCTGCACAGTTGCAAGTAGATTTTATTGCCTATCTGCAACGGTTACTTGTAGAAGGAGACTTTGCCGCCACTTACAAGTTTGCGTTGTTACATGCACTTGCTGATATTTGTATTGAGCGGCCGTTACAAGGTGAGTTTTCCGCTAATCAGCAACAGGTTCAATTAGACGGTGTTATAGCCATCGATGAGTTAGTTGAGAAATTCATTGACCTTTATTGGCAACATTCATTGCCCTACAGCGGTAAAAACAACAACCAGTTTATTCTTTTACAAAATGCAGGTTTGCAGTCAGCATTGATTAACAGCTTGGCTGATTTTCGCAATCGAGGTGTAACAAGTCTTGCTGAATTAAAAAAACATGAAGATTGGTGCAAGCTCATGAGTAAAACGCGCAGGACGTTTAAAGACGGCCCTCTTTGGCGGTTACAGCTTCTGGCTGGTAAAGAAGTTTGCTTCTATTATCCGCACCAAAAATCTATAGATTACATTGAGTTAAACCCTGGAGTTGCGTTTTGTTTTCGGCGTTTCTACGATTTGGTAATCTCGCTTTCAAGAACCCATTGGACACAAAAGGTGAGTAACTTTCCTACTAATATTCAGTTGTTTGGCGGGCAAAGTGATGTGTCAAATTTTTTGTTTGGTAAAGAACGTAATGCGCTGATTAAAGTTAGGCCCGTATTGCATCAGATCCAGCAAGGTAATTGCTTTTACTGCAAAAAACCGTTAAAGGAAGCTGGTGAGGTTGATCACTTCATTCCTTGGGCGCGTTATCCAAACGATCTTGGGCATAATTTTGTCTTAGCGCATCGGGTCTGCAACAACGCTAAGCGTGACCATTTAGCGGCACAACAGCATAAAGATCGTTGGTTTGAACAAAATATTATCTGCAATGATAAAACGATCACTTCAGCGCTAGGGCAGTATTTTATTTGCGAGAGCCAACGTTCAGAGGCTATTGCAGCATGGGCTTATCAATCAGCAATACAAAGTCATTCATTGCTTTGGTTATCAGGGAGAGAATTCGAAGCCATCAGTGATACAAAGGGCGGAATAGACAGTGAGCAAGGGTTACTTGATATGCCACATGAGTAG